In Streptomyces camelliae, the sequence CAAGAACCTGGAGTCGGTACAGGGCGACGAGCGCGATGTGATGATCATGTCCGTGGGCTACGGCCCCGACGAACACGGCAGGGTGGGGCTCAACTTCGGCCCGATCAACAAGAGCGGAGGATGGCGCCGCCTCAACGTGGCCGTGACCCGCGCCCGGTACCGCATGGAGGTCGTGGCCTCCTTCCGCGCCGCCGGCCTGCCGGACAGCCCCAACGACAGCGTGCAGTACCTGAAGCGCTACCTCGACTACGCCGAGAACGGCCCGTCGATCCTCGCCCGGGACGTCGTGCAGACCGACGCCGAGCCGGAGAGTCCCTTCGAGGAGTCCGTCCTCGCGGTGCTGCGCGGCTGGGGCTACCAGGTGCAGCCCCAGGTCGGTGTCGCCGGCTACCGCATCGACCTGGGCGTACGCCACCCGGAGCTGCCCGGCGCCTTCGCCCTCGGCGTCGAGTGCGACGGGGCCATGTACCACTCCGCCAAGGCCGCCCGGGACCGGGACCGGCTGCGCGAACAGGTCCTGAACGGGCTCGGCTGGCGGCTGCACCGCATCTGGGGCACCGACTGGTACCGAGGCCGGCCGGCCGCCGAACTGCGTCTGCGGGAAGCGGTCGAACAGGCCGTCGCCCAAGGTCCGCTCACCACGGCGCCGGCCACGCCGCGGCCCGCCGCGGGGGAGGAGGCGCACACCGCACCGCCCTCGGGCGGCGACGAGCACGGCCGCATCCCGCGGCAGACGAAGGTGGAGTACGAACGCGTGCCCGTGGACACCGGGACCGCACGCGAGTGGAGCGTCCCTTACCGGACCAGTGCCGTCACGGTCGTGCCCCGCCATGAACTGCACACACCGGAGGCCCGGCCCGCGCTGCGCAAGGTACTGGCGCAGATCATCGACACCGAGGGCCCGATCCACGAGGACCTGCTGGTCCAGCGGGCACGCGAGGCCTGGGGCGTCGGCCGCGCCGGCAACCGCATCCGGGACAACGTCCGAGAGGTGGCCCGCACCCTGGTCCGCTCCGGACAGGTCCGCGCGGACGACGCCTTCTACGACGTGACGGCCCGGGACGAGGTGAAGGCGCGGCACCCGGAGGACGGCACTCCACCCCGCAAGGTCCTCCACATCGCACCGGCCGAGCGGCACCGGGTGCTGTACGAGCTGGCCGCCGAATGCCCCGGCATGTCCGAGGACGAACTGATCAAGCAGGCCTGCGAGTTCTTCGGCTGGCGCCGCACCGGCAAGGACATCCGGGACCGCCTGGCCGCGGACCTCGCGGAACTGCGCCGCCGGGGCGAGCTCGACGGCGGGCCGGACCGGGTCAGCGCCGTGCGCCGCGCCGGCTGGTGACCTCAGGAAAGCACCGGTCGGCGCCCTTACGAAAAAATGGGGCGGCGGGGTCGAAACCCCGCCGCCCCCCGCTCAGCCGAGGCTCACGGCGACGCCGGCGGATACAGCGACCTCGGCAGCTGCGAAGCCGCCGCCGAGTCCAGGAGCCACAGCGTCCGGGAACGGCCGTACGCGCCCGCCGCCGGGGCCTGGATCTCGCCCGCGCCCGACAGGGCGATGGCCGCGGCCTCCGCCTTGTCCTCGCCGGCCGCGAGCAGCCAGACCTCGCGGGCCGCGCGGATCGCCGGGAGAGTGAGGGAGATCCGGGTCGGCGGGGGCTTGGGCGCGCCGTGGACGCCGACCACCGTGCGCTCGGTCTCCCGTACGGCCGGCAGCTCCGGGAAGAGCGAGGCCACATGGGTGTCCGGGCCGACGCCCAGCATGAGCACGTCGAAGGTGGGTACCGAGCCATGGTTCTCCGGCCCGGCCGCCTTCGCCAGCTCCGCCGCGTACGCCTCCGCCGCCGCCTCGACGTCCGCACCGAACGGGCCGTCGGAGGCGGGCATGGCGTGCACGCGCTCCGGGTCCAGCGGTACGGCGTCCAGCAGGGCCGCGCGGGCCTGCGTGACATTGCGCTCGGGGTCGCCCTCGGGGAGGTAGCGCTCGTCGCCCCACCACAGGTCGAGCCGGCCCCAGTCGATGGCGTCCCGCGCGGGCGCCGCCGCGAGCGCGGCCAGCAGGCCGTTGCCGTTGCGGCCGCCGGTGAGGACCACGGACGCGCTGCCCCGGGAGGCCTGCGCGTCCACGATCTTCGTGATGAGGCGGGCCGCGGCGGCCTGCGCCATCAGTTCCTTGTCGCGGTGGACGACCAGCTGGGGGACGCTCACTTCGCCGCCGCCTTCCGTGCCGGAGCCTTCTTGGCCGTCTTGGCCGCCGCCTTCTTCGCGGGCGCCTTGGCCGCCTCCTCCACCGGTTCCGGCTCGGCGACAGGCTCGGCCGCCTGCTGTGCCGGGACCGGGTTCAGCCGCTCCACGCCGTAACGCAGCGCCGACGCGTAGGTGTCGTCCGGGTCGAGCCGGCGCAGCTCCTCCGCGATCAGCTCGGCGGTCTCCCGCCGCTTGAGCGCCACCGCACGGGCCGGCTGGCCCTCGATGGACAGCGTGGCCAGCGAGCCGTCCGCGCGGTCCAGGACGATCGGGCCGCAGGAGGTGTCCATGCGGACGGCCGTCAGCCCGGGACCGGAGGACCGGAGGCGCTTGACGGGGACGTCCAGCCGGTCCGCGAGCCACATCGCCAGCAGCTCACAGCTCGGGTTGAACTCCTCACCCTCCACCTCGACGCCCCGCACCTCGCACGTGACCTGGTCCAGGGCCGCCGCGAGCATCGAGCGCCACGGCGTGATCCGGGTCCAGGACAGGTCGGTGTCACCGGGCGTGTAGGCCGCGGCGCGGGCAGACAGCTCCCGCACCGGCTGCTCGGCGGCATAGGTGTCGGTGACCCGGCGCTGGGCCAGCGCGCCCAGCGGGTCCTTCGCCGGGTCCAGCGGCGCGTTCACCGGCCACCACACCACGACCGGGGCGTCCGGCAGCAGCAGCGGCAGCACGACCGAGTCGGCGTGGTCGGCGACCTCGCCGTACAGCCGCAGCACGACCGTCTCGCCTGTGCCCGCGTCCGCGCCCACCCGCACCTCGGCGTCCAGCCGGGACGTCGTACGGTCGCGCGGGGTGCGGGAGACCCGCTTGATGACCACGAGCGTGCGCGAGGGGTGCTCGCGCGAGGCGTCGTTGGCGGCCTTCAGGGCGTCGTAGGCGTTCTCCTCGTCGGTGACGATGACGAGGGTCAGGACCATGCCGACGGCAGGGGTGCCGATGGCCCGGCGGCCCTGGACGAGCGCCTTGTTGATGTCGCCGGCGGTGGTGTCGGTCAGGTCTATCTTCATGGCCGGCGCCAGCTCCGTCCGTCTCGTGCGAGCATCTCGTCCGCCTCGGCGGGGCCCCAGGTGCCCGACGGGTACTGCGCGGGCTTGCCGTGCGTGTCCCAGTACTCCTCGATCGGGTCGAGGATCTTCCAGGACAGCTCGACCTCCTCCGTGCGCGGGAAGAGGTTGGCGTCGCCCAGCAGCACGTCCAGGATGAGCCGCTCGTACGCCTCCGGCGACGACTCGGTGAACGACTCGCCGTAGGCGAAGTCCATCGACACGTCCCGGATCTCCATCGAGGTGCCCGGCACCTTCGAGCCGAAGCGGACCGTGACACCCTCGTCGGGCTGGACGCGGATGACGATCGCGTTCTGGCCCAGCTCCTCCGTCGCCGTGGTGTCGAACGGGGAGTGCGGGGCCCGCTGGAAGACGACCGCGATCTCCGTCACCCGGCGGCCGAGCCGCTTGCCGGTGCGCAGATAGAAGGGGACGCCCGCCCAGCGGCGGTTGTCGATCTCCAGCTTGATCGCGGCGTAGGTGTCGGTCTTCGACGTGGCGTCCGTGCCGTCCTCTTCGAGGTAGCCGATGACCTTCTCGCCGCCCTGCCAGCCGGCCGCGTACTGACCGCGCACGGTCGAGGCGCCCAGGTCCTTCGGCAGCCGTACGGCACCGAGCACCTTCTCCTTCTCGGCGGCCAGCGCGGACGCGTCGAAGGAGGCGGGCTCCTCCATGGCCGTGAGGGCCATGAGCTGGAGCAGGTGGTTCTGGATGACGTCACGGGCGGCGCCGATGCCGTCGTAGTAGCCGGCGCGGCCGCCGATGCCGATGTCCTCGGCCATGGTGATCTGCACATGGTCCACGAAGGACCGGTTCCAGATCGGCTCGAACATCGTGTTGGCGAAGCGCAGCGCCAGGATGTTCTGGACGGTCTCCTTGCCGAGGTAGTGGTCGATCCGGAACACCTGGTCCGGCTCGAACACCTCGTGCACGACCTTGTTCAGCTCCTCGGCCGACGTCAGGTCGTGGCCGAACGGCTTCTCGATGACGGCGCGCCGCCAGGAACCGCCCGACTGGTCGGCCAGCCCGTGCTTCTTCAGCTGCTGGATGACGACGGGGAAGGAGCGCGGCGGCACCGACAGGTAGAAGGCGAAGTTGCCGCCCGTGCCCTGGGCCTTGTCCAGCTCCTCGATGGTGGCGCGCAGCCGCTCGAAGGCATCGTCGTCGTCGAAGGTGCCCTGGACGAAGCGCATCCCCTGGATGAGCTGCTGCCAGACCTCCTCACGGAACGGCGTGCGGGCGTGCGCCTTGACGGCGTCGTGGACCTCCTGGGCGAAGTCCTCGTTCTCCCATTCGCGGCGGGCGAAGCCCACCAGCGAGAAGCCCGGCGGCAGCAGACCCCGGTTGGCGAGGTCGTACACCGCGGGCATCAGCTTCTTGCGCGACAGGTCGCCCGTGACGCCGAAGATGACCAGGCCCGACGGCCCCGCGATACGCGGGAGCCGCCGGTCGGCCGGGTCACGAAGCGGGTTCGCTCCGGAACCAGCAAGGGGTGACAAATCAGCCCTCCGAGGGGGCGAGGCGCTTGAGCTCCGCCTCGGTCGACTTCAGCAGGTCGTTCCAGGACGCCTCGAACTTCTCGACGCCCTCGTCCTCCAGCACCTGGACCACGTCGTCGTACGAGATCCCGAGCTTCTCCACCGCGTCGAGGTCGGCGCGCGCCTGCTCGTACGTCCCGGAGATGGTGTCGCCGGTGATCTCGCCGTGGTCCTCGGTGGCCTCCAGGGTGGCCTCCGGCATGGTGTTGACCGTGTTCGGCGCGACCAGGTCGGTGACGTACATCGTGTCCTGGTAGGCCGGGTCCTTCACGCCGGTCGACGCCCACAGCGGACGCTGCTTGCGGGCGCCCGCGTTCTCCAGCGCCTGCCAGCGGCCGGAGGAGAAGACCTCCTCGTACGCCTGGTAGGCGAGGCGCGCGTTGGCGATGGCGGCCTTGCCGCGCAGCGCCTTGGCCTCGTCGGTGCCGAGGGCGTCGAGGCGCTTGTCGATCTCGGTGTCCACGCGGGACACGAAGAACGATGCCACGGAACGGATGAGCGACAGGTCGAGGCCGCGCTCCTTGGCCTTCTCCAGGCCGGAGAGGTAGGCGTCCATGACCGCGCGGTAGCGCTCCAGGGAGAAGATCAGCGTGACGTTCACGCTGATGCCGAGGCCGATGACCTCGGTGATCGCCGGCAGACCCGCCTGGGTGGCCGGGATCTTGATCAGGGTGTTGGGGCGGTCCACCAGCCAGGCCAGCTGCTTGGCCTCGGCGACGGTCGCCTTGGTGTTGTGGGCGAGACGGGGGTCCACCTCGATGGAGACCCGGCCGTCCTGGCCGTCCGTGGCGTCGAAGACCGGGCGCAGGATGTCGGCGGCGTCGCGGACGTCCGCCGTGGTGATCATGCGGATGGCCTCTTCGACGGTGACCTTGCGGGCGGCGAGGTCGGCGACCTGCTGCTCATAGCCGTCGCCACCGCTGATCGCCTTCTGGAAGATCGTCGGGTTGGTGGTGACGCCCACGACGTGCTGCTGGTCGATCAGCTCGGCGAGGTTGCCGGACGTGATCCGCTTGCGCGACAGGTCGTCCAGCCAGATCGCGACGCCTTCGTCGGAGAGGCGCTTGAGTGCGTCTGTCATGGAATTACATCTCCTACGTGTCGTATATGAGCGTCAGCGCTGGGCGGCGGCGATGGATTCCCGGGCCTTGGCGGCCACGTTCTCAGGCGTGAAACCGAATTCGCGGAAGAGCACCTTGCCGTCCGCGGAAGCACCGAAGTGCTCCAGGGAAACGATGCGGCCGGCGTCCCCGACGTACTTGTGCCAGGTCAGTCCGATACCCGCCTCGACCGCGACCCGGGCCTTGACCGACGGCGGGAGCACGGAGTCCCGGTACCCCTGGTCCTGCTCCTCGAACCACTCCACGGACGGCATCGACACGACCCGCGTCGGGACGCCCTCCGCCTGGAGCTGCTCACGCGCCTCGACGGCCACGTGCACCTCGGAACCGGTGGCGATCAGGATCACCTGCGCGTCGCCGCCTTCCGCCTCGAAGAGGACGTAACCACCGCGTGCGGCGTCCTCGTTGGGCTCGT encodes:
- the pgl gene encoding 6-phosphogluconolactonase — its product is MSVPQLVVHRDKELMAQAAAARLITKIVDAQASRGSASVVLTGGRNGNGLLAALAAAPARDAIDWGRLDLWWGDERYLPEGDPERNVTQARAALLDAVPLDPERVHAMPASDGPFGADVEAAAEAYAAELAKAAGPENHGSVPTFDVLMLGVGPDTHVASLFPELPAVRETERTVVGVHGAPKPPPTRISLTLPAIRAAREVWLLAAGEDKAEAAAIALSGAGEIQAPAAGAYGRSRTLWLLDSAAASQLPRSLYPPASP
- the opcA gene encoding glucose-6-phosphate dehydrogenase assembly protein OpcA, which codes for MKIDLTDTTAGDINKALVQGRRAIGTPAVGMVLTLVIVTDEENAYDALKAANDASREHPSRTLVVIKRVSRTPRDRTTSRLDAEVRVGADAGTGETVVLRLYGEVADHADSVVLPLLLPDAPVVVWWPVNAPLDPAKDPLGALAQRRVTDTYAAEQPVRELSARAAAYTPGDTDLSWTRITPWRSMLAAALDQVTCEVRGVEVEGEEFNPSCELLAMWLADRLDVPVKRLRSSGPGLTAVRMDTSCGPIVLDRADGSLATLSIEGQPARAVALKRRETAELIAEELRRLDPDDTYASALRYGVERLNPVPAQQAAEPVAEPEPVEEAAKAPAKKAAAKTAKKAPARKAAAK
- the zwf gene encoding glucose-6-phosphate dehydrogenase, giving the protein MSPLAGSGANPLRDPADRRLPRIAGPSGLVIFGVTGDLSRKKLMPAVYDLANRGLLPPGFSLVGFARREWENEDFAQEVHDAVKAHARTPFREEVWQQLIQGMRFVQGTFDDDDAFERLRATIEELDKAQGTGGNFAFYLSVPPRSFPVVIQQLKKHGLADQSGGSWRRAVIEKPFGHDLTSAEELNKVVHEVFEPDQVFRIDHYLGKETVQNILALRFANTMFEPIWNRSFVDHVQITMAEDIGIGGRAGYYDGIGAARDVIQNHLLQLMALTAMEEPASFDASALAAEKEKVLGAVRLPKDLGASTVRGQYAAGWQGGEKVIGYLEEDGTDATSKTDTYAAIKLEIDNRRWAGVPFYLRTGKRLGRRVTEIAVVFQRAPHSPFDTTATEELGQNAIVIRVQPDEGVTVRFGSKVPGTSMEIRDVSMDFAYGESFTESSPEAYERLILDVLLGDANLFPRTEEVELSWKILDPIEEYWDTHGKPAQYPSGTWGPAEADEMLARDGRSWRRP
- the tal gene encoding transaldolase, with protein sequence MTDALKRLSDEGVAIWLDDLSRKRITSGNLAELIDQQHVVGVTTNPTIFQKAISGGDGYEQQVADLAARKVTVEEAIRMITTADVRDAADILRPVFDATDGQDGRVSIEVDPRLAHNTKATVAEAKQLAWLVDRPNTLIKIPATQAGLPAITEVIGLGISVNVTLIFSLERYRAVMDAYLSGLEKAKERGLDLSLIRSVASFFVSRVDTEIDKRLDALGTDEAKALRGKAAIANARLAYQAYEEVFSSGRWQALENAGARKQRPLWASTGVKDPAYQDTMYVTDLVAPNTVNTMPEATLEATEDHGEITGDTISGTYEQARADLDAVEKLGISYDDVVQVLEDEGVEKFEASWNDLLKSTEAELKRLAPSEG